One stretch of Danio rerio strain Tuebingen ecotype United States chromosome 6, GRCz12tu, whole genome shotgun sequence DNA includes these proteins:
- the ip6k2b gene encoding inositol hexakisphosphate kinase 2b has product MSPALEALMEGCRYPGKGEMKGGVMLEPFVHQVGGHSCVLRFGEQTICKPLIPREHQFYKSLPPEIRKFTPQYKGVVSVSFEEDEEGNLCLIAYPLHSDPVDLENKEPSADGEPKNKLVKWGKKKPSGLLPDNERARQSRKEEKGKSNRDDKAEVLYYSLEKGNVVPQIKHNPWSQQCHQQHLQRMKENSKHRNQHKFILLENLTWRYRVPCVLDLKMGTRQHGDDASEEKKANQIRKCQQSTSSSIGVRLCGMQMFHNATGQLIFMNKYHGRKLSLAGFKEALCQFFSDGRVLRRELLTPVLQRLREMRAVLEACESYRFFSSSLLIIYDGAPPAAPPRPRPSRGGEEEDDEDEDEDDDDDEGAAYAGRHDLSSSASPAVDVRMIDFAHTTCRDYGEDGIVHEGGDSGYIFGLQNLISILSQLEEHSND; this is encoded by the exons ATGAGTCCGGCTTTAGAAGCGCTGATGGAGGGGTGTAGATACCCAGGGAAAGGAGAGATGAAGGGAGGAGTGATGTTAGAACCATTTGTCCATCAAGTCGGCGGTCACTCTTGTGTGCTGCGCTTTGGGGAACAGACCATCTGTAAACCACTAATACCCAGAGAACACCAGTTTTACAAGAGCCTGCCACCCGAGATCCGCAAATTCACACCACAGTACAAAG GTGTGGTGTCAGTGAGTTTTGAGGAAGATGAAGAGGGGAATCTGTGTTTGATAGCCTACCCGCTTCACAGCGATCCAGTTGATCTGGAGAACAAGGAGCCTTCAGCTGACGGAGAGCCCAAGAATAAGCTTGTGAAGTGGGGGAAGAAGAAGCCATCAGGCCTGCTTCCAGACAACGAGAGAGCCAGACAGAGCCGCAAAGAAGAGAAGGGCAAAAG TAATCGGGATGATAAGGCCGAGGTTTTATACTACAGTCTGGAGAAGGGAAATGTGGTCCCTCAGATCAAACACAACCCTTGGAGTCAGCAGTGTCACCAGCAGCACCTGCAGAGAATGAAGGAGAACTCCAAACACAGAAACCAGCACA AATTCATTCTGCTGGAGAACCTGACGTGGCGGTACCGGGTTCCATGTGTCCTTGATCTAAAGATGGGAACACGTCAGCACGGGGACGATGCATCTGAGGAGAAGAAAGCCAATCAGATTCGCAAATGCCAACAAAGCACTTCATCTTCTATTGGAGTACGCCTCTGTGGCATGCAG ATGTTCCACAATGCTACAGGGCAGCTAATATTCATGAACAAGTATCACGGGCGTAAGCTGAGCCTGGCGGGCTTTAAAGAGGCTCTGTGCCAGTTCTTCAGCGACGGGCGCGTGCTGCGGCGGGAGCTCCTGACGCCCGTCCTGCAGAGACTGCGAGAGATGAGGGCCGTGCTGGAGGCCTGCGAGAGCTACCGCTTCTTCTCCTCCTCTCTTCTTATCATCTACGATGGCGCTCCACCTGCAGCACCGCCCAGACCACGACCCTCTCGTGGCGgagaggaggaggatgatgaagatgaggatgaagatgatgatgacgatgaaggAGCAGCCTACGCAGGACGACACGATCTCTCTAGCAGCGCTTCACCTGCGGTGGACGTCCGCATGATCGATTTCGCCCACACCACATGCCGTGATTACGGAGAGGACGGCATCGTTCACGAGGGTGGAGACAGCGGCTACATCTTCGGCCTGCAGAATCTGATCAGCATTCTGTCTCAGCTTGAGGAGCACAGCAACGATTAA
- the ip6k2b gene encoding inositol hexakisphosphate kinase 2b isoform X1: protein MKENSKHRNQHKFILLENLTWRYRVPCVLDLKMGTRQHGDDASEEKKANQIRKCQQSTSSSIGVRLCGMQMFHNATGQLIFMNKYHGRKLSLAGFKEALCQFFSDGRVLRRELLTPVLQRLREMRAVLEACESYRFFSSSLLIIYDGAPPAAPPRPRPSRGGEEEDDEDEDEDDDDDEGAAYAGRHDLSSSASPAVDVRMIDFAHTTCRDYGEDGIVHEGGDSGYIFGLQNLISILSQLEEHSND from the exons ATGAAGGAGAACTCCAAACACAGAAACCAGCACA AATTCATTCTGCTGGAGAACCTGACGTGGCGGTACCGGGTTCCATGTGTCCTTGATCTAAAGATGGGAACACGTCAGCACGGGGACGATGCATCTGAGGAGAAGAAAGCCAATCAGATTCGCAAATGCCAACAAAGCACTTCATCTTCTATTGGAGTACGCCTCTGTGGCATGCAG ATGTTCCACAATGCTACAGGGCAGCTAATATTCATGAACAAGTATCACGGGCGTAAGCTGAGCCTGGCGGGCTTTAAAGAGGCTCTGTGCCAGTTCTTCAGCGACGGGCGCGTGCTGCGGCGGGAGCTCCTGACGCCCGTCCTGCAGAGACTGCGAGAGATGAGGGCCGTGCTGGAGGCCTGCGAGAGCTACCGCTTCTTCTCCTCCTCTCTTCTTATCATCTACGATGGCGCTCCACCTGCAGCACCGCCCAGACCACGACCCTCTCGTGGCGgagaggaggaggatgatgaagatgaggatgaagatgatgatgacgatgaaggAGCAGCCTACGCAGGACGACACGATCTCTCTAGCAGCGCTTCACCTGCGGTGGACGTCCGCATGATCGATTTCGCCCACACCACATGCCGTGATTACGGAGAGGACGGCATCGTTCACGAGGGTGGAGACAGCGGCTACATCTTCGGCCTGCAGAATCTGATCAGCATTCTGTCTCAGCTTGAGGAGCACAGCAACGATTAA